The genomic region GAATATCAGCAGCGATGTCATCGAAGGTGCTTTTCTGTTCTGCACTAAAGCCCTCGGTATTAATCTTGGGGAGTGCTTCCAGCATGCCTTTAGCTGCATTTGCGGCTTCTTTATCATTATCGGAAGACAAAGCAAAAGTCAGGTGCTGGTAATGGGAAAAAAGTTCCGAAAAAGTTCCCTGGTCGCTTGCAGCGTTGCTTTCGTTGGATACCGTTGTTTCAGTATGGACGTCGCTTTCTGATTTTTTTTCAGAAGCGCCATTGCATGCTGCCAAGGTCAATACGGATGAGGCTAGTAAGCCTACAAATAAATGTTTCATTGTCATGATTTCTGTTTTTAATAATTAAAATTGATTTATGTAATTTGTATATGTAGTATTATTTTCAAAATATGATACTTCCCCGTTGTTGCCGGTAATTGCTATTATAGCAGTCGCTTTATCTATCTGCTTTTTGGAAAATGGATCTATGGCAACGCGTGTAGAAGGATCTTTTGGAATACGTTCTTTACACATCTGGCAACATCCGTAATATATTTTTCCTTCAAAATTTACCTCAAATTGTTTTTTGCCCATGTATTCATTGTTGACCATGCATACCTCTTCCGACGGAACTACATCGCCCATTTCAAAGGCATTGTGGTCACGGGTATTTGTATTTGAGCTTTTTGAAGTATATGTATTGTCTTGCACCTTTAGTGTAGGGTTATTGTTGCATGAACTAAATATGACTACAATAGAAGTAACGATCCCAATCAATAGACATCTCATAATGGCTGACTAATTTAATTTTTCAATAGTACTACCGCAGGTCAGCATTTTTGAACCGTAATACGGGTTTTTGATATCCGTACTTTTACTTAACCAAGTTGCACCTTTGCCATCGTTGTACATCGGGCAGTTTTGGTAGTACATAGTTGTTTTTTGCTTTGATGCGTTTGCCAATTCATAGACATTCTTAGAAAGTAGGGCAAATGCCCTCCGTTGCTTTACGACGTCTTTCGATTTCGAGATGTTTTCTGTGTTTAAAGACAGTTCCTTCATGACCTTCATCCATACGGTATGCTCTTTGGGAGAAAGTTCACCCATATCCACTGTTTTAATAACTGTGGCTAATTCAGTAGCATTTGAAGATGCTATATTTACATCTGCGTTTACCAAAGCATCTTTTATGGAAAAATACTTGTCAAATACGGCATGTAATTGTGATAAATTTTGTGATGGAATATTCTTTGCTTGAGCTGTTCCACCATGGTTGTGATGTTGCTCGTTCTGGTTTTGCGCAAAGCTGTTTGCTGCGGATAGTAATACGGTGATTACCATCAATATTTTTGATATTGATTTCATTTGGAACCTTATTAAGTATTAAAAATGGTAAATAATCAAAAGCCAGATCTGGCTTTTAATAAAACATGTTTTGCGGATAGGTGCAAAATCAACCGATTTCGCACACCTATGGCTATACAGTACTAATTTAACTTATTTTAGGCGGTTGCCAAATGGAAGATTCCCCTGTAGAATAAAAGGGTTCTTTGTATAAAGGGTATGATTTTTTACTTTTAGAAAAAACAGGATTTTGAGCGTTCCTAAAAAATGGGGGTGTTGCAGAAAAACTATTAGAAGAGCTGTGGCAGGACGTAGGTCCACAATTTCCAGAGCATTCATTGCTCGTGTCATCCTTAGACTTACAGCAGTCTTTCTCACATTGATCTTCTGAATGATGCTGCTTGTTGGCACTGCAACATGACTTCTCCTTGATAACAATTTCTTTGGAATGCGATTTACACGCATAGGATTGCATTGGGATTATAAAAAAGCCCAATAAGCATATAATCATTAATATGTTTATCCTTTTTAACATGTAAAAAACAAAAAAACTATTGCAAAGATAATGGTATTTTTAAAACCGGTTCGTTTTTTTTGAAATAAATGGCAGATAAGTTTCTCTTATCCGCCATTTATTTTTATTCCATGAGCATTATAGTGTCAGTTACATTTCCTGCTAGCGTTCTTTTAAATCTTTCACTCAATAATATCGAATCAGAAATTCATTATTAATTTAACACTGATATTTCGTCCCATATTGAATACACCCATACGCCCGGTTACGGGGTTTTCAGAAGCATACTTCAACCTACTTAAATGGTTCTTACATCAACAAGGTTGTCGTCACTGATGTCCAAAGACATTAAGTCGCTTCGGTTGAATACCTTTATATATTTCTTTTTGCGTATTTTCTGTTTTCTTTTCAATACTTATAAATTGACGTCCTTTAAAATTTCATCCGCTGTATTCGTACCGCATTAAGAATAGCCAATAACGCCACGCCCACATCAGCAAAAACGGCTTCCCACATTGTAGCCAATCCACCTGCACCAAGCACCAATACAATTCCTTTTACCACAAATGCCAATGTGATATTTTGCCAAACGATTTTCTTTGTCTTTTTTCCAATATTGATTGCCATTGGGATTTTGCTCGGCTTATCGTCTTGTATGACCACATCTGCCGTTTCAATAGTGGCATCGCTTCCCAAACCGCCCATTGCGATACCTACGTCGCTCAACGCCACAACGGGAGCATCGTTCACGCCGTCGCCGACGAAAGCAACGCTTTCGCCTTTGGCTTTAATTTCT from Sphingobacterium sp. BN32 harbors:
- a CDS encoding DUF3347 domain-containing protein — encoded protein: MKHLFVGLLASSVLTLAACNGASEKKSESDVHTETTVSNESNAASDQGTFSELFSHYQHLTFALSSDNDKEAANAAKGMLEALPKINTEGFSAEQKSTFDDIAADIQEHSEHIGDNIGNIAHQREHLVILSKDFYDITKEFGTEKPMYKIFCSMYDDNKGAYWLSDSKEVKNPYYGEDMLTCGEVQEELK
- a CDS encoding DUF3347 domain-containing protein, coding for MKSISKILMVITVLLSAANSFAQNQNEQHHNHGGTAQAKNIPSQNLSQLHAVFDKYFSIKDALVNADVNIASSNATELATVIKTVDMGELSPKEHTVWMKVMKELSLNTENISKSKDVVKQRRAFALLSKNVYELANASKQKTTMYYQNCPMYNDGKGATWLSKSTDIKNPYYGSKMLTCGSTIEKLN